TACACTTAAGAAGGGTACTCTTTCCTGCCCCGTTAGGACCCAGAATCACTAGGAACTCTCCCTCCCCAACGTCAAAGCTTACCCCCTTGAGTATTGAACGGCCATTGTACGAGAAGGAGACGTCCTCTAGGACTAAAGCCTTCATCTTACCCCCTCCATCTTTATCAGGAGGTACAGGAACATTGGGGCCCCTAAAAATGAAGTTACAACTCCAACGGGTAGGATCATTGGGGAGAACGCAAGCCTCGCAAAAGTATCCGCGGTTAAGAGTATTAAGGAGCCAAGTAGCGTTGAAAGGGGAATTAAGAACCTGTAGTCCCCTCCAAATACCAATCTTATCGCGTGTGGAGCGATTAGCCCTATGAAGCCTATGACACCAACGAATGCAACGCTAACGGCTGTAATGTAAGCTGATAAGACAGCGGAGATCATCCTGAACTTATCAACTTCAACACCTACGGAAAGCGCAACTTCATCCCCTATGGATGTAGCATTAAGATCCCATCTTCTCGCTAGGAAATAGCCGATTGCAGGTACAAACGAAACCAGCATGATTATATCTTCCCTCCAGTAGGGCCTTCCCAGATCACCAAAGCTCCAATAAACCATGGCCGCGAGCTGAAGCTCGTTGGCAAAGTACTGAATTAATGTTGTTAGGGCCATGAAAAGTGAACTCATGGCAACTCCGGCAAGTATCATCGCCTGGGGGCTCAGTCCCTTAAGCTTCGCCAAAGATACGATGATTATCGTTGACAGCATCGCTCCCATGAATGCAAATAAGACTATTGCATAAGGGTTGTCAATTATTACCCTCCCAGAGCTCTCAGCATAGCCCGCTCCGAGGATTATCGCCAAAGAGGCCCCAAACATTGCCCCGTGAGAAACTCCCATGGTAAAGGGGGTTGCCAAAGGATTTCGCAGTATCCCCTGTAGAACTGCACCACTTAATGCCAGAGAAGCCCCAACCAGGATTGCCGCAATTATCCTTGGAAGCCTTATGTTCCATATCGTATAGATTGCCGCCCTCGAACCTTTACCCGCCAGGGCACTCAAAACCTCTTGTGGAGAGAGGGGGTAAGCTCCTTTCATGAGGGAAAATAAGCTAACCAAGAAAATTAGGAAGAGAAGGCCCAGAGCTGTGAGGATCCTCTTTCTAACGTATCCTTCGTACATCATGGGTTCACCGGCAGGGAATATGTAACTTTCCCATTCTCAAGATCTATCTTCCCAAATCCACCGAACTGCTTCGCCATGATTGAATAGACTGGCTTACCCACTAGGAACTTATAGATCTCATCCGCCTTTTTCGTCGGGTCAATGTCCTTGAATTTCTCTGGATACAGAACCTTACCTATGAAGTAGGCATCGGCCATCGCCGTCCCGATGTTGGTGGCGTAGAAGTTGTATGGTAGTAGACCATACACTTTACCTTCTTGAACTGCCTTTAGGGACTTGTAAAATCCTGGGTTCTTCTTGTAGTCCTCGAGGATAAGCTTTAACCCTCCTTCGTCTATGAAGAGGTACTCAGGTTGCCACTCGAGCAACTTCTCCTTGTCTATAAACTTGTGGCCCTTCCCAAGAACACTGGCAACGTTCTCTGCATGTACAGCCTTGAATGGCGGGTAATCGGCCTCGGTGCTCTCTATTCCATGGGCTCCCTTATAACCTATCCCACCAACGTACACGGTCTTAGGGGTTACGTCCCTTGTCCTCTCCTCCAAGTCCTTTTGAATTGACTTTATGAAATTAATTACTTCCTTGGCCCTCTCCTCTTTACCCAGGATTTTGCCAGCGAGCTCAAGTGATTTGAACAATTCTTCATCCCTGAAAGTTGCTAACTCTCCATAGCTCAGAACAACTACTGGGATTCCCGTCTTTTCCTGAATTTCATCTGCGGTCTTCTTATCAACGTACGTCATGAATATTACATCGGGCTTGAGCTTCATTATCTCCTCCAAGTTTGGCAACTTGCCCGGGCCTCCCGGGCCTATCGTTGGCAGATTTCTAAGCTCGGGGTGAGCTAAGATGTAAGGCCTTCCAAAGTTGAACCTCTTTTCGAAGTCCTCAACACCAATTATCATATAGCTCGCGTTGAGGTAGACTATCAGCCTTAAACAGCCAGGGCCCGCGGCAACTATCCTGTGAACTTCCTTGGGAACCTCAACTGCTCTTCCAAGCATGTCTGTAACCTTCACCATATTGGAAGTCCGAGTTGGAGTTGAAGAACCTAGACAACCAAGAACTAGAAACACGAGCGCAAAAACTAGTAGCTTCCTCATTCACTGCACCTCCAGCTAATTATCCCTCTCCCAACAACCGCCAGAATTTCCTCCCCAGCACAGGTTTTGCAGTAAGGCTTTTCGTTTACATAGACAATCTTGGGAGCCATTACAAGCTCACCACACTTAGAACAGCGAATGCTATCGAAAATTGGGGCTTGCTCTATTGGTGGAACTTTTACCCTTTCAATCTTGAAGTAATCTTTTGGGAGGTGCAAAAACTTCCTCGCAGTCTCCTCCCAGTACTTCCATAGTTCCTTCCTTTCCTCTAGGGTTCCTTTTCTTTCCTTGACCACTTTGTTGAAGAGTTCAGTTGCCCTAGAAGGATAAAGCTCTCTGAGCTTCTCAGCATCTGCATAAACTCTCACGCCTTCCCAGCTTCCTCTTTTAACTAGTGTTAGGGCTGTCTTTCCGATATCAATGTAAATCAGGGAGTTATTCCCGAGGGTGCAACCTGTCGTTACTTGGACACCGTCGGTGAAGCAACTGTTCGTTTCAACTATGGCTAGGATTGATTCATCAACGCTTCCGGAATAGTCAAGCCTTCCAACTCCCAACTCATCCATCGCTATTAGCGAAGCCCTAATTCCGAGGGCAAGGTAAGGACAGATGTGACCGTGGAATTCCTTTGCGTACTCGAGGATTCCCTCAGCCTCTCTCTTTGCAACGAGTTCGTTTAACTTGAGCACTTTTTCACACCAATTAATAAAAGAGTAACACGATTTTTAACAGTTTTTTAAAGTAGGTGTTATCAACCATGAGTTTAGAACTTGAACAAGACCCATATCCCAATCCCTATTAAGAGAATCCCGGCAATTACGGAGAGTTCCCTAGAGTGCCTAACCATAGCTCTCGAGAATTCCTTGCTCTCGCTCAAGCTCCCCATTGCGAAGAGGATTATGAAGAGTGGGAGCACAAATATCAAGTTGTACAAGGCTAAAAGTAGGTAGGCTAAGGCCTTCATCTTAGATATTATTGTGTTGAAAACTATGTAGGGCCCCATGGAGCAGGGAAGAAGAGTAGTTGATACTGTAAAGCCAAGAATTAGGCCTCCAACTATTGTAGCTTCAGTTGAAAAGGCAAGTTTCCTTAACCTCCCCTTACCAACGGTTCTAGACTTCTCAAGGAGTCCCGTTATTATCTCATAAGCCCCAAATCCAATTGCCAAATAGCCAGCCCAACTCGTCGGGATCTTTCCGGTTAGGATCATTAAGCCTATTCCGAGGGTGTAGTATGAAGCATAGACTGCGAATATGAAGGCAAGGCCCACGGTGTATAAAGCCCTCTTGGGAAGGCCTTTGACGGAGAGTGCTATGAGGAATATGGTGTACACTACAAAGGTGCAGGGATTAACTGAATCGACTATTGCGAGGGTGAAGAACTGAGGGATGAAGCTTTGGAGGTGAATTAAGCTCAGCGTTATTGAACTTAGACCAAAGGACAGGAGAATTATCAGGAGGAGGTACTTGAACTCAGTTTTCATCCTGGGCACAATTATTGAGAGTTTTCAAAGTTTTTAGGGCTTTCTAAAATTTTTGGTTGAAAACTAAAAGTGTCTCAAAAATACTTATATATTCAGCCGGTGAATAATTCAGTTGGTGAATATAGTGAGATTCATAGATAGGGAACGTGAAATCAAGGAGTTAAATAAAGCCAGAGAGAGGGCA
This genomic interval from Pyrococcus kukulkanii contains the following:
- a CDS encoding iron ABC transporter substrate-binding protein, which translates into the protein MRKLLVFALVFLVLGCLGSSTPTRTSNMVKVTDMLGRAVEVPKEVHRIVAAGPGCLRLIVYLNASYMIIGVEDFEKRFNFGRPYILAHPELRNLPTIGPGGPGKLPNLEEIMKLKPDVIFMTYVDKKTADEIQEKTGIPVVVLSYGELATFRDEELFKSLELAGKILGKEERAKEVINFIKSIQKDLEERTRDVTPKTVYVGGIGYKGAHGIESTEADYPPFKAVHAENVASVLGKGHKFIDKEKLLEWQPEYLFIDEGGLKLILEDYKKNPGFYKSLKAVQEGKVYGLLPYNFYATNIGTAMADAYFIGKVLYPEKFKDIDPTKKADEIYKFLVGKPVYSIMAKQFGGFGKIDLENGKVTYSLPVNP
- a CDS encoding FmdE family protein, whose protein sequence is MLKLNELVAKREAEGILEYAKEFHGHICPYLALGIRASLIAMDELGVGRLDYSGSVDESILAIVETNSCFTDGVQVTTGCTLGNNSLIYIDIGKTALTLVKRGSWEGVRVYADAEKLRELYPSRATELFNKVVKERKGTLEERKELWKYWEETARKFLHLPKDYFKIERVKVPPIEQAPIFDSIRCSKCGELVMAPKIVYVNEKPYCKTCAGEEILAVVGRGIISWRCSE
- a CDS encoding cytochrome c biogenesis protein CcdA; its protein translation is MKTEFKYLLLIILLSFGLSSITLSLIHLQSFIPQFFTLAIVDSVNPCTFVVYTIFLIALSVKGLPKRALYTVGLAFIFAVYASYYTLGIGLMILTGKIPTSWAGYLAIGFGAYEIITGLLEKSRTVGKGRLRKLAFSTEATIVGGLILGFTVSTTLLPCSMGPYIVFNTIISKMKALAYLLLALYNLIFVLPLFIILFAMGSLSESKEFSRAMVRHSRELSVIAGILLIGIGIWVLFKF
- a CDS encoding FecCD family ABC transporter permease; this encodes MMYEGYVRKRILTALGLLFLIFLVSLFSLMKGAYPLSPQEVLSALAGKGSRAAIYTIWNIRLPRIIAAILVGASLALSGAVLQGILRNPLATPFTMGVSHGAMFGASLAIILGAGYAESSGRVIIDNPYAIVLFAFMGAMLSTIIIVSLAKLKGLSPQAMILAGVAMSSLFMALTTLIQYFANELQLAAMVYWSFGDLGRPYWREDIIMLVSFVPAIGYFLARRWDLNATSIGDEVALSVGVEVDKFRMISAVLSAYITAVSVAFVGVIGFIGLIAPHAIRLVFGGDYRFLIPLSTLLGSLILLTADTFARLAFSPMILPVGVVTSFLGAPMFLYLLIKMEGVR